CAATAGTAGTAGCCACAATAATAATAGGTATAACAacaacagtaacagtaatagtaacagcTATAGGAGTAACAACGATTtgaataacagtaataataataataataataataacaataataataacaataataataataacagtggTGGTGGTGGTGGTGGTGGTGGTGGTGGTGATGGTAATGATAAGAACAACAACAACGATGATGATAATGACAATGATGATGATAAGAAGAACAACAACAATGATGATGAcgatgatgaaaataaaaatatttataaaaataattcatctTCGTCAGTTTCAGCCTCATCTTCtgtttcttcttcttcttccttttcctCGTCATTCATAATGGCTAATGTACAGTCGTGTAATACACCGAGGGTAGTAAagaataaatgtaaaaaaaagcataaaggTGGAAGAAGTGGATGTGCAGGTAGTAATGGAAACAATAGCAGTAAaagaaatagtaaaaattgcTCTGTTGCTACAGGTGGGACAACAACTATGATGGCTGGTACGGAGTCCTCTAATACTGCCGCGTACACTGCTTCTAATACTGCTGCTACCATCGCCACTAATAGTAGTAATCGTAACGTGTATGATGAATATAACAGCATCTTTGGAAATTATGAGAGGAGAAATAGCATGAATGTTAGAAGGGGATCGAAGGAAGAAAATTGTGAGTACTACCACCATACCAACGGGGGTGATAAATATAGGCATTCGTCAAACAGCATAATGAATAACTTTCAGAATATGTCCAGTGGTATTGatgatacaaatatacacTCGAATGTGGAAGAAAAtggtacatataataatcgTAGTAACAGTTATGGAAATGGAAGGGGCAATGACAATGCTGCCATTAGAGGTAGCACTGCCATTAGTGGTAATACTCCTAACTGTGGTTATGCTGATAACAGCGGGAATGGAAATTACGAAACAAGCTACAGCAGGAGCTACAACTTGCCTAGTAAAAATTCTGGAAACAAGAGAAACTACATTTCGAATAATAGCAAGGAGTATAGTGATGCGAGTAAGAATGTAAATTACTACACAAATGTAGATGAGAATAGCTGTTATGGTAGCAACAAAAATAGCACTAGCAgtgaaaatttaaacaaacaaatgaaaaagggaaaagagATGAACGAACATAACGGGAATAATGAGAATAACGAGCATAACGGGAATAATGAGAATAACGAGCATAAAGAGAATTATGAGAATAATGAGGAAGATAAGAGTGaagaaatggaaaagaaaaatacagtTCCAATAGCAAATTTAGAAATGTTAAATCCAGAAGATAGGAAAAGAGAAGCAGAGAAATACAAGGTACTAGGAAATCAAAGCTATAAATTAGGATATATTGAATCAGCTATAGATTATTATACTAAAGCAATACAGTATGACAACACAAATCATGTATATTATACTAATAGAGCTTTgtgttataaaaaacaaaaattatggaaGATGGCAAATATTGATGCTAGACAAGCTTTAAATTTAGAAGAAGAATCAGTTAAGGCTCATTTCATTTTAGGATTAACTTTACTACATTTAAATAGTTTAGAAGAAGgactaaaaaaattaacaaaagcAAAAACATTGTCAAGTTATTTAAAAGATTCGAATGAAAGtgaaataaatagatatatattacaagcaaaaaaattaatttatttacgtgatgaacaaaataaacagCTGAGTTATACAGAACTTCAATCCTTTTTAAtagacaaaataaatttgctTAATCAAATTGgatatataacaaatgaagaaaaatatttgcgAATTCAACAAACggaaaatgtttttaagGAAATTTTAGAgacatttcaaaaaaaacaaataccTGATTATTTGTGTTGTAAAATTTCCATGTGTTTAATGAATGAGCCAGTCATAACTCCTAGTGGAATGACttatgataaaatttttttgtatgaacATGTTAAGCACAACGGTCCCTACGATCCTGTCAGCAGAGAGCAGTTTTCTATTCGGGAGGTTATACCAAACTATGCCATTAAGGAAGCAACcgataattttttgaaaaccAACCCCTGGGCTTTTGAAGAGTAGAACTTTAACGCATAACTCTAAGCTCTGTGCATTTTGTGTGCAGGTAAAATTGCGCAGGTGTACATTTGCACACATGTagacatacatatatatagttatttaCACATGCATTAGCGCCCCCATGTAGTTATTTATCTATGCATTTATTCACGTGTTAAAATGTAAAGATGACATGACCTGTGCAGGCTGCCTGCATAGGTCACCCCTGATATTTTGCgcaataaaattaaaagtgcGTTTagttatctttttattttactttattttattgtacttTGCtgtattttactatatttttctttattttactatatttttctttattttactatatttttctttattttactatattttgctttattttttcatattttgccttattttttcatattttgccttattttttcatattttgccttattttttcatattttgccttattttttcatatttttccttattttttcatatttttccttattttttcatatttttccttattttttcatattttgccttattttttcatattttgccttattttttcatattttgctttattttttctttattcatattgtagttttcaaataaaaagaaaaagaaatttaaatatgGCAATCTTTTTAAGCTGCtgtttttttcatacatATGGGTGCGCGTGTcccatatgtaaatatatgtatatatgtgtgtatgaatgtgtgcatatgtgtacatatgtacatacgtatgttcatacatatatatatatatatatatatattatcgcccatattatgtttatatatatatgcacacgaGTGTGCAATATCTTTTCTGTGTTGATAACCCTTAAgccttaatttattattatatttattctattctattttattattttttttttttttaattgaactttttttgaaattcaAATTAGaacttataataaaatttacgtgcttaattaacaaatatgaaaaaaaaaaaaaagaaaaaaaaaaaatgttacaaGAGCGTCTTATAAACAAGAATGTGAAAGGATAAGTCCGCTGTCTATGGGCAAAACATGTTTaaacatatgcatgtacatgttCATGTGTTTTCCACATGGTTTTATTCGCAGAGAAGGGAAAAATTGTGTGCggttgataaaaaaaagaaaaaaaaagtcttcAATAATATTTGCtttcaattaaaaaagatgTTTCTTCTGGGCACTTCATTTCCGTTAGTGTGTGTCGACGTTAATCGGTTTAACTTTTACTTCGTTTGTATTTTTCTGATTTTTTGCTTtaactgttcatattttcttcttaaaTTAAAGCGAATATTTATCTTCATTCAACTGCGTTCTACTACCGTTTGTGTAGTCATATGTATAactatgtatgcatgtatgtataataacaAAAGTGGCTGAAATGCTCATTTTGCTAATTTCATTCATATCCACTTGTTGCAATGCTCAATGCTATATGTTCTTGTTAAAAATCTGAATTGTACAGGCAAAATAATATACGCAAAATGATACGTACAACGTTCAGATTTCTTGTTCGAACTAGTTATTTGTAGAATTCGAAATATATACTTCTCTTATCATCAACGAAGCAAATTCATAACGTTACATGGATGTGGgaggaaatataaaatatgtattcttTCTGTTCAACTCGAGGTAAAAAATGTACAGTTGAGTAAAAATAGCAGCAAATGGTAGTAGCGATGAATAAAAGATGGGCAAAATTTTGTGAAAGTGCTAATTTTgtaaagaacaaaaaaaaaaaaaaaaaaaaa
This genomic interval from Plasmodium brasilianum strain Bolivian I chromosome 1, whole genome shotgun sequence contains the following:
- a CDS encoding E3 ubiquitin-protein ligase — encoded protein: MNNKSEFINIKIENLNKQYNKEKISNKRFREHSNLINEKIKKVLSINNNSNSSSSNCKSNNYSNSNTNQANQNCNVNTFKYKTIFHQSNFIKSLKVMENKEGKRKNFLKNWNINYLSNNFNHFIKHIDTASGGAIRGSFSKSGNKQSSTNQSSINQSSINQSSGNQSSINQSSGNQSNGNQSGTYQRCVNTNISNKLHSSNHDDYKKNDYISSTHLTSKKNTNDLNPVSSNNLASILYNQEYYYNKNLINYNNIPDQVQENVSKPQNYLDFSDAWNKFKFRNVAANVVANVAANVMSNVTTDLTLNRSSSNGSSSNSNSNSNSSSNNNVSNYKNVSSYTNINSNSNSNYNSNHCSNYNSNHCSNYNSNHCSNHSSNHSSNHSSNYNSNHCSNHSSNYNSNHCSNHSSNYNSNHSRNSHKSSNTNSYNSNNNGAPCRSLHTSICRNANNGMANNGNVGSMNNMMNSHVNTCVSGHLNDGVNNLNSNVNCNINSNNKNIYRDENNAQMFREMTYSSKTNSNNIIGNSYQDSNYSTYHNGNSNSNSNESNGGHHNKDYNGNNSSNNRNSNNGYNNSNSNSSSHNNNRYNNNSNSNSNSYRSNNDLNNSNNNNNNNNNNNNNNNNNSGGGGGGGGGGDGNDKNNNNDDDNDNDDDKKNNNNDDDDDENKNIYKNNSSSSVSASSSVSSSSSFSSSFIMANVQSCNTPRVVKNKCKKKHKGGRSGCAGSNGNNSSKRNSKNCSVATGGTTTMMAGTESSNTAAYTASNTAATIATNSSNRNVYDEYNSIFGNYERRNSMNVRRGSKEENCEYYHHTNGGDKYRHSSNSIMNNFQNMSSGIDDTNIHSNVEENGTYNNRSNSYGNGRGNDNAAIRGSTAISGNTPNCGYADNSGNGNYETSYSRSYNLPSKNSGNKRNYISNNSKEYSDASKNVNYYTNVDENSCYGSNKNSTSSENLNKQMKKGKEMNEHNGNNENNEHNGNNENNEHKENYENNEEDKSEEMEKKNTVPIANLEMLNPEDRKREAEKYKVLGNQSYKLGYIESAIDYYTKAIQYDNTNHVYYTNRALCYKKQKLWKMANIDARQALNLEEESVKAHFILGLTLLHLNSLEEGLKKLTKAKTLSSYLKDSNESEINRYILQAKKLIYLRDEQNKQLSYTELQSFLIDKINLLNQIGYITNEEKYLRIQQTENVFKEILETFQKKQIPDYLCCKISMCLMNEPVITPSGMTYDKIFLYEHVKHNGPYDPVSREQFSIREVIPNYAIKEATDNFLKTNPWAFEE